In Misgurnus anguillicaudatus chromosome 5, ASM2758022v2, whole genome shotgun sequence, a genomic segment contains:
- the pierce1 gene encoding piercer of microtubule wall 2 protein, whose protein sequence is MDEVFVNEETKNEASFANTSSETKTSDFYKVDKNLPKRFNHPEGFKGYSKKTTNPLYQTTNETYGSKKPTVHEMPTSFSGSSRKFSEHHLKSGMYRDNGFNTSLDKSRLTGPNTTNVFHNTINFHYLYNTVGQS, encoded by the exons ATGGACGAGGTTTTCGTCAACGAAGAGACCAAAAATGAGGCCTCGTTTGCTAACACTTCATCTGAAACAAAGACGAGCGATTTCTATAAGGTGGATAAAAACTTACCAAAGCGCTTTAATCATCCAGAGGGCTTCAAAGGGTACAG caaaaaaacaACTAACCCACTTTACCAAACTACAAATGAAACATATGGAAGCAAAAAGCCCACAGTTCATGAGATGCCG ACAAGCTTTAGTGGAAGCAGCCGGAAGTTTTCCGAACATCATCTGAAGAGCGGGATGTACAGGGATAATGGTTTCAACACATCACTGGACAAGAGCAGACTTACTGGACCCAACACAACAAATGTGTTTCACAACACAATCAATTTTCATTACTTATATAACACAGTTGGGCAATCTTAG